One segment of Trachemys scripta elegans isolate TJP31775 chromosome 1, CAS_Tse_1.0, whole genome shotgun sequence DNA contains the following:
- the AVPR1A gene encoding vasopressin V1a receptor, whose amino-acid sequence MRSAASPGPSWEAPPAGNGSQWRLAAGSSPSPAPGSAAPNASRAAGWDPYGRDEELAKLEIAVLGLIFAAALLGNGLVLLALRRTARKASRVHLFIRHLSLADLAVAFFQVLPQLCWEVTYRFHGPDGLCRVVKHLQVFGMFASAYLLVAMTADRYVAVCHPLQTLRQPARRPHAMVAAAWALSLLLSTPQYFIFSLSEVERGSQVYDCWAHFVQPWGPRAYVTWITGGIFVAPVLVLATCYGFICGHLWRNIRGKTRRRGEGGGGARRKQGAAAAAGPPGGAFRRGLLPTPCVSSVKTISRAKIRTVKMTFVIISAYIVCWAPFFTVQMWSVWDPQFSWIDSENTVITVTALLASLNSCCNPWIYMFFSGHLLQDCLQSFPCCQKIKQKLSKEDSDSVSRRQTSFTNNRSPTNSLDMWRDSPKSSKSTKFTPIPA is encoded by the exons ATGCGCTCGGCCGCCAGCCCCGGGCCCTCGTGGGAAGCGCCTCCGGCCGGGAACGGCAGCCAGTGGCGGCTGGCGGCGGggagcagccccagcccggcGCCCGGCTCCGCCGCCCCCAACGCCAGCCGCGCGGCCGGCTGGGACCCGTACGGGCGGGACGAGGAGCTGGCCAAGCTGGAGATCGCCGTGCTGGGGCTGATCTTCGCGGCGGCGCTGCTGGGCAACGGCCTCGTGCTGCTGGCGCTGCGCCGCACGGCCCGCAAAGCCTCCCGCGTGCACCTCTTCATCCGCCACCTCAGCCTGGCCGACCTGGCCGTGGCCTTCTTCCAGGTGCTGCCGCAGCTGTGCTGGGAGGTGACCTACCGCTTCCACGGGCCCGACGGGCTGTGCCGCGTGGTGAAGCACCTGCAGGTCTTCGGCATGTTCGCCTCGGCCTACCTGCTGGTGGCCATGACGGCCGACCGCTACGTGGCCGTGTGCCACCCGCTGCAGACCCTGCGCCAGCCCGCCCGCCGCCCGCACGCCATGGTGGCGGCCGCCTGGGcgctcagcctgctgctcagCACGCCGCAGTACTTCATCTTCTCCCTCAGCGAGGTGGAGCGCGGCTCGCAGGTCTACGACTGCTGGGCGCACTTCGTGCAGCCCTGGGGGCCCCGCGCCTACGTCACCTGGATCACCGGCGGCATCTTCGTGGCGCCCGTGCTGGTCCTGGCCACCTGCTACGGCTTCATCTGCGGCCACCTCTGGCGGAACATCCGCGGCAAGACCCGCCGGCGCGGGGAAGGGGGCGGCGGGGCCCGCCGCAAGCAGGGGGCGGCGGCAGCGGCTGGGCCCCCCGGCGGCGCCTTCCGCAGGGGGCTTCTGCCCACCCCGTGTGTCAGCAGCGTCAAGACCATCTCCCGGGCCAAGATCCGCACCGTCAAGATGACCTTCGTGATCATCTCGGCGTACATCGTCTGCTGGGCGCCCTTCTTCACCGTCCAGATGTGGTCCGTCTGGGACCCGCAGTTCTCCTGGATCG attctgAAAACACTGTCATTACAGTCACTGCTCTGTTGGCCAGTCTCAACAGTTGTTGCAATCCCTGGATCTACATGTTCTTTAGTGGACACCTCCTGCAAGACTGTTTACAGAGCTTCCCTTGctgtcaaaaaataaaacaaaagctgaGTAAAGAAGATTCTGACAGCGTTAGCAGAAGACAGACTTCTTTTACCAACAACAGAAGCCCAACAAACAGTTTGGACATGTGGAGGGATTCACCCAAATCATCAAAATCTACCAAATTCACCCCCATTCCAGCCTGA